The following proteins come from a genomic window of Carcharodon carcharias isolate sCarCar2 chromosome 10, sCarCar2.pri, whole genome shotgun sequence:
- the LOC121282830 gene encoding ATP-sensitive inward rectifier potassium channel 11-like — translation MLARKGLVPEEYVLRLVEDVSRPRYRARERKVRFVAKNGACNVAHTNIREQGRFLQDVFTTLVDLKWRHTLLIFTMSFLCSWLLFAMIWWLIAFAHGDLHRAGAGPGPVPCVTSLHSFTSAFLFSIEVQVTIGFGGRMITEECPAAITVLLAQNIVGLVINAIMLGCIFMKTSQAHRRAETLIFSKHAVIAPRNGRLCFMCRVGDLRKSMIISASIRLQLVRKSATAEGEVLPLDQIDVEMDNPVAGGSIFLVAPLIIAHVIGPGSPLHPLSAADLHRGDFEVIVILEGVVETTGITTQARTSYLAEEILWGRRFVPVVSQEDGRYSVDYSKFGNTVKVPMPEAEAELEPLGHGAHAATFDIFPPGNSVRRRASGRQSDQTDPGEEEEVEVEGRRTP, via the coding sequence ATGTTGGCCAGGAAAGGCCTGGTGCCCGAGGAGTATGTGCTGCGGCTGGTGGAGGACGTGTCGCGGCCCCGGTACCGGGCCAGGGAGCGCAAGGTTCGCTTCGTGGCCAAGAACGGCGCCTGCAATGTGGCTCACACCAACATCCGAGAGCAGGGCCGCTTCCTGCAGGACGTCTTCACCACCCTGGTGGATCTGAAGTGGCGGCACACCCTGCTCATCTTCACCATGAGCTTCCTGTGCAGCTGGCTGCTCTTCGCCATGATCTGGTGGCTCATCGCCTTCGCCCACGGGGACCTGCACCGAGCCGGCGCCGGCCCGGGCCCCGTGCCGTGCGTGACCAGCCTGCACTCCTTCACCTCGGCCTTCCTCTTCTCCATCGAGGTGCAGGTCACCATCGGCTTCGGGGGCCGCATGATCACCGAGGAGTGCCCGGCCGCCATCACCGTGCTCCTCGCCCAGAACATCGTGGGGCTGGTCATCAACGCCATCATGCTGGGCTGCATCTTCATGAAGACGTCGCAGGCCCACCGCCGGGCCGAGACCCTGATCTTCAGCAAACACGCGGTCATCGCGCCCCGCAATGGCCGCCTCTGCTTCATGTGCCGGGTGGGCGACCTCCGCAAGAGCATGATCATCAGCGCCAGCATCCGCCTGCAGCTGGTCAGGAAGTCGGCCACCGCCGAGGGCGAGGTGCTGCCCCTCGACCAGATCGACGTGGAGATGGACAACCCGGTGGCGGGGGGCAGCATCTTCCTGGTGGCGCCGCTCATCATCGCCCATGTCATCGGGCCGGGCAGCCCGCTCCACCCGCTCTCGGCCGCCGACCTCCACCGCGGCGACTTCGAGGTGATCGTCAtcctggagggggtggtggagaccACGGGCATCACCACCCAGGCCCGCACCTCCTACCTGGCCGAGGAGATCCTGTGGGGGCGCCGCTTCGTGCCCGTGGTCAGCCAGGAGGACGGGCGCTATTCGGTCGACTATTCCAAGTTCGGCAACACCGTCAAGGTGCCCATGCCCGAGGCCGAGGCGGAGCTCGAGCCGCTGGGACACGGCGCCCACGCCGCCACCTTCGACATCTTCCCCCCCGGCAACTCAGTGAGGAGAAGGGCCTCAGGCCGGCAGTCTGATCAAACTGACcccggggaggaggaggaggtggaggtggagggcaggagGACGCCATAA
- the si:ch211-256a21.4 gene encoding uncharacterized protein si:ch211-256a21.4 isoform X2, with translation MRGKELRCRLLQNITVIIGSITLIYSACSSTWYQNKGLWHPLNTPAAENATLHHRLSRAVEAERVFGVIASVMAITAICMSLLFIFCWNPDTNSESKMNPGRILHPGKLLIVILVPTALLYLIAWALFTNRHMEQIKNDITQFGTAYWLAMCSWFMLLVILPMIYLIEQCSLPEPETLI, from the exons ATGAGAGGAAAGGAGCTGAGATGCAGGCTGCTGCAGAACATCACTGTCATAATCGGCTCTATCACTTTGATTTACTCGGCTTGCAGCTCCACCTGGTATCAGAACAAGGGGCTGTGGCACCCGCTCAATACCCCAGCAGCTGAAAATGCTACACTTCACCACCGGCTCAGCCGAG CTGTGGAAGCGGAGCGTGTATTTGGTGTGATTGCAAGTGTGATGGCAATCACAGCTATCTGTATGTCTTTGCTATTCATCTTTTGCTGGAACCCAGATACCAACAGTGAATCCAAGATGAATCCTGGGCGGATACTGCATCCAGGAAAACTACTGATTGTAATACTGGTGCCAACTG caTTACTGTATCTCATTGCATGGGCTTTGTTCACCAACCGTCACATGGAACAAATCAAGAATGATATCACACAATTTGGCACTGCATACTGGTTGGCAATGTGTTCTTGGTTCATGCTGCTAGTTATTTTACCAATGATCTACTTGATAGAGC